From the genome of Buteo buteo chromosome 4, bButBut1.hap1.1, whole genome shotgun sequence:
CAAGGCAATGCCGTagaccagttcttctgtgaacttccccagatcctcaagctctcctgctcagaCTCCTCCCTCAGGGAAGTTGGGCTTCTTGGGGTTAGTGCTCTCGTATTTtggggctgttttgttttcattgtgctgtcctacgtgcagatcttcagggctgtgctgaggatcccctctgagcagggacgccacaaagccttttccacgtgcctGCCTCACCTGGCCGTGGTCTCTCTATTTCTCAGCACTGGCATGTTTTCCaacctgaagcccccctccatctctgcACCATCCCTGGACCTGGTCATGGCAGTTCTGTACACGGTGGTGCCCCCAACAATGAACcccctcatctacagcatgaggaaCCAGGAACTCAAGAACGCCATTAGGAAACTGATTTCATCAACACCTTTGTAGTAGTGATAGACTTCCCATCTCTCTCCAGAAATGTCTTCCAGGCTATCCCATAGAAGTCTTGacctttttcttgttcttcttctTATCATTATAATTTCTGTTTAGAATGTGactacagaaatgtttgttttcttctattgAGGCATGAACTTGCTCTCTGTCACCTGGAGCCAGTATAAAGGTGTCGACCACTGGGTCAGAGTTGAATCCCTCATAGCATCTAATGGAATGGGATGTCCTGTGTGCCATGGGCTTTTCTTCCAATGCTGGTGTCAGGAGTAGGCATGAGCGATTGCACCCCCAGAAGGGCATTGGTCAGGATTCTGCATGGCTGTAGGAGCAAAAACCTGTCAGTCACATTGTTACCCGTTAGCAGCTGAGGAAGGGATTTTGGACTCACCCATCAGTGTCTGGTGACAGTGGAGGCAATGCCTGGTCACCGTGTTTCATACTTGGGGTTCTCCCCTATTGACTTGGCAGACGACATCATTCTTGAGGGTGACTGGAGCTGCCTGGAGAGCCTGAGGGATCTTTTGTGCACACTTGAACTGCGGCAAGAGGAATCCCAGCTCCTGTGGGTCTGTGGGGTGCGTGGGGGGAGTTGAATACCCAGCCAGGCCAAGGGTTTCTAACCAGTGGTAGGATATCTGCCTTGGCTCAGCTGAACCACTGCcctactgtcctggtttcagctgggatagagttaattttctttctagtagctggtagagtgttgtggtttgggttcagtatagaagaatattgataacacactgatgttttcaggtgttgctaagtcatgtttagtctaaagtcaaggatttttcagcttctcatgcccagccagtgagaaagctggaggggcacaagaagttggcacaggacgcaatcagggcagctgaccccagctggccaaagggatattccataccatgtgacgtcatgcccagtatataaactggggggagtgggggtggggggatcaccgcttagggactaactgggcgtgGGTTGGCGGGTGgggagcaattgcattgtgcaccacttgcatattccaatccttttattattattgccgttttattattgttattgttagtttcttcctttctgttctattaaactgttcttatctcaacccacaagtcttaccttttttttcccgatcccctccccatcccactggggggtggggggggggggggggagtgagtgagtggctgcgtggtgcttagctgctggctggagttaaaccacaacacctacACAAGGGAAAATGTACCTCTGGCTGCCACTGCCTAGGTGTCCAGccaagaaaagtaaaagaagtAGGGGTTAACAGAGGAAGAATCTCCATCTCTTTTTGGTACCCATTCTCTGATAAGCCAGATCACACTGCTGGAATtagctgctctctgctctttGGAGAAGGAGCTCAAGGATGCACTGAGCAAATGGATTTCATAGCCATTTTTCACCTGTAATAACTTGCTAAGCCCTGTGTAGTCATGACACCCATGGTATCTCAGGTCAGCTCTGCATTCTGCTTGGTGTTCATTGTTATTGTTTGTGGTCTATGTGATCCTCATGTTCATACAGAAATGTCTGGATTCATCCCAACTTTGCTAATGCATAAACCTGTTGTGTCTGACCTCGAAGCATGTTGTGTATGTTTACAACATTGTCACAGCTGACTCCCTAGTACtatctctttaaaaaatgtcatctcACTGCAGAGATCTTCAGGGCAGGTCCTGAAGACCGGGCTATAATTCCAAAGATCATGCAAAGAATACAGGGAATAAATGGCACCCAAAAAGATCCTCTGGCTTTGCTTTGGTTCCCCAGTGGCCTGAAGGAGGAGCTCAGCATCCCAGAGTGATATGATGGGGACCCAGGTCTGGATCCAGGGCTCAGGTGTCAGTGCCTAGTACAAACAGAGTTGGACAATTGTCTCATAGTTACCTGCCTTGAGCTGCCACACGTGCTATAGAGCTAATCGCAGACGCTCATCCTTCTGGAGGGGAACCGGGAGAGCTCaggggctctgcagggaccgTGTGAGCCCAGGGGTGAGCAGGGAGCTTCACAAAATGAGAAACCATCCAAAGTGTAGTCTTAAAAAGGGAAAGCACTAAATCCAAGTGTGCAACGTGAATTGAGGACTCTGCAATCCCAGGAGAGGCAGCAAGCAGGAAGAATTGTTGATTCCCTCCGTGGTAGAGAGGCCTTATAGAGACATCTTGATAGATTAGAGTGCTGGGCAATCACCAACCAGATGACATTCAACAAGAGCAAATGCTCaattctgcacctgggatggtGCAATACTGGAGGTGCATATAGACTGGGGGACAAGAGGCTGGAATGCAGCCCTgtagaaagggatctgggggtttTGATTGCTGGTAAGCTCAATATAAGTCAACAATGTGCCCTGGTGGCCAAAAGGGCCAACCATGTCCTGGGGTGCATTAAGCACTGTACAGCTAACCAGTCAAAAGAAGTGATTGTCCCACTATACTCAGCATCAGTGTGGCCTCACCTCAAGTCCTACGTGCAGTTTTGGGCTCCACAGTACaagaaggatataaaaatattagcaTGTGTCCAAAGGAGGGCAACAAAGATGGTGAAAGGACTAGAGGGCATGACTTATGACGAGTGGCTGAGGATACCAAGTTTGTTCAGCTTAGCAAAGAGGAGACTGCGGGGTGTCCTCACTGCTGTCTACAACTTCCTCAtgagggagatggagagagagGTGCTGATTGCTTCTCTCTGGTGTCCAGTGATAAGACACAAGGGAGTGCCTTAACACTCAGGGAAAGTtcagattagatattaggaaaaagttcgtcactgagagggtggtcaagcactggaacaagctccccagggaagtggtgatGGCCCCAAGCTGTTAGTGTTCAAGAAGTGTTTGGACAATGCTCTTGGATATGTAGTTTAACCTTTAGGTTGCCCTGTGTGGAGTtgggagttggactcaatgatcctcATGGTTTCCTTGCAACCCAGGATATTCTATGATTCGATTATTCTTTTATAAGATTTGGGGTATAGCCACAAAACCAATCCCTCCAAAAAAGCCTGAGCCTGACTGTCCCTTCCCACAGTAGGGGCAAAGGATAGCAGTGGAGGGTGCTGCAAGCCCACTGAGTCCAAGGCAGATGAGGACTTTGTCTGCAACAGTAAATGATAACAGAACAGgaagagatattttttccccctcagtctctgcaaggaagaaataactAAAAGTGCCTGATTGATCCTAGTCATTGCTTAGGAAAAAATCCCTGAGTCTTGAGTTCAGCACATATCCATTACTGACAATTGCCAATGGTATTTTTGGCATGCCTAAGAGAAATAGATCAGCTCTTAATTATGTCCCTTGCAACCAATTAACAATGCCTATCACTGGTGTGGACACAGCAGTCCCTAGGTGGATTAAAGAATATGCACCACCCCCTCCATAAGAGCTGGTAGCTGCTGGCCCCTTGCCTAAAAGGACAGGAGGGCTAGGACTATCAGAGAGGCTGGTGATGCCTCCAGCCACGAGGGCTGCAAGCCTGCTCCACACCTGAATATCCTTCTGGCCAGTGCAGGTATGGTTTCTGGCTCATTTTTCTCCTGGCTCcacagttttcctttctgcatccttattttccagtgctggggactggaggggaggagagggagaggtcCTGTAGCAGGACCCTGCAcacagccctgctgtcctggcaTGCATTAACCCTTGCAGAAGGAAGAAGGTCTGAGTTGCATACAAAACCCCTTTGCATCACTGCCCTTTGTATGAGGAAGGAAACATGCCGTCTATGTCCACCACTATCCCAGGGCAAATGGTTCCCTCGTTCCTGGGGAGAGCTAAGACTCTTCTCCACATGTCTCCTCTTGGAAACTACTGCAGCACCGGCAGCTGTTTACACAAGCTCCCCTTGCTGGAATAACCCTGACTTGGGGTCAAGGATTGCCATGGGTTTGCAGTGGCAGTTAGCTGTGCTGCTCAAACCCTATTTtacctgcttttcttccccatccgCTCAGCGCAGCATTGCCAGCAGCTCCAGCGCTTCAGCTTATACAGCTCTTCACATGTCACTGAGAGCTAACACAACCCTTGTATGAGTGAGAGGCTCTGAAATGATGTTCCCTTCCTTGCAGGTCTCAGGAGGTCTTTCAGTCACTTTCCCAAAATCACAGCTTACAAGAAAGACTTCACAGACCCTCCTCCACCCCTCTATCTCCAGGCTGTAACTTTCCTGCCCTTGCAGTGATTGCCTGCAGCATGCTTGCACGTAGGTAGGTGTTGCCACTTTCTCCACTGTGAAGATGAGAAATGGGACTTCCCCGAAGGGGATGGTGCTTTCTAGGTGAGCTCCAGCCACTGTGCCATCACAGCTCCCCAGATCACAGAGAAGGAGCCACGTGTCCCTGAGCTACCTGTGCGCTCTCAGGAGCTGCAGCAAGGCCAGGAGCTGCCCACAGCGCCCACCCGCCGTTGCGTGCCCCAAGCCAACGCACAACACTTGTTGTCCCAGGAGGACAACCAACACTGCAAGCACAGAGGCCAGGAAAGGGGTTTTGTGAGGCACACTCAAGCAAAAATTCTCTTTGTCACAGCAGCAGGCCACCTTGTACTTTCTGTGACCCGGgtgctgtttttcttgctgcctGATGTCCAGAGAAAACCTTTCATTTCCATGGAGAACAACAACCAAACCCTCGCCACAGACTTCATCTTCCTGGGTTTCTCCAGCCTCGCGGAACTGCAGAAGCTGCTTCTTGTGGTGTTTTTGCTGCTGTACCTGGTCACTCTGAGCATGAATACCACTATAATGATTATCATTTGGGCTGATCGGAGCCTTCACACACCCATGTACTTTTTCCTTTGCGTCTTGTCATTTTCCGAGACTTGCTACACCTTTGTCATTGTCCCCAAGATGCTGGTAGACTTGatagcagagagaaaaaccaTTTCCTTCCTAGGCTGTGCTGTACAAATgtacttcttccttttcttgggGTGCTCCCACTCTTTCCTCCTGGCAGCCATGGGCTACGACCGCTGCGTTGCCATCTGCCACCCCCTGCACTACAACAGAATCCTGAATTGGCGAGTGTGTGTTCAGCTGGTGGTTGCTTCTGCTCTGAGCGGCTTTCTGGTTGCCCAGGTGGTTACCCCCTTGatattttgtttgcctttccAGACATCCAGGAAACTCAACCATTTCTTCTGTGACATCTCCCCTGTCCTCCAGGTGGCCTTTACTCACACAAACCTCAGTGAGGCCATTATCTTCACACTGGGTATCTCTGTCCTTACAATCCCACTGATGCTGATCCTTATTTCATACCTCTTTGTTGTCTTAGCCATCCTGCA
Proteins encoded in this window:
- the LOC142030476 gene encoding uncharacterized protein LOC142030476, producing MSNSSSITQFLLLAFADTRELQLLHFWLFLGIYLAALLGNGLIIIAVACDRHLHTPMYFFLLNLSLLDLGSISTTVSKSMANSLWDTRVISFSGCAAQVFFFFFLMSAEFFSLTLMAYDRYVAICKPLHYGTLLGSRACAPMAAAAWGSGFLYAVLHTANTFSLPLCQGNAVDQFFCELPQILKLSCSDSSLREVGLLGVSALVFWGCFVFIVLSYVQIFRAVLRIPSEQGRHKAFSTCLPHLAVVSLFLSTGMFSNLKPPSISAPSLDLVMAVLYTVVPPTMNPLIYSMRNQELKNAIRKLISSTPLSRHERLHPQKGIDDIILEGDWSCLESLRDLLCTLELRQEESQLLWVCGVSSSHCAITAPQITEKEPRVPELPVRSQELQQGQELPTAPTRRCVPQANAQHLLSQEDNQHCKHRGQERGFVRHTQAKILFVTAAGHLVLSVTRVLFFLLPDVQRKPFISMENNNQTLATDFIFLGFSSLAELQKLLLVVFLLLYLVTLSMNTTIMIIIWADRSLHTPMYFFLCVLSFSETCYTFVIVPKMLVDLIAERKTISFLGCAVQMYFFLFLGCSHSFLLAAMGYDRCVAICHPLHYNRILNWRVCVQLVVASALSGFLVAQVVTPLIFCLPFQTSRKLNHFFCDISPVLQVAFTHTNLSEAIIFTLGISVLTIPLMLILISYLFVVLAILQIPSAAGRHKAFSTCSTHLIVVIVHYSCASFIYLRPDSSYSSDQDALISVTYTILTPLLNPMIYSLRNKDVKMALQKAIRKNILSHKVFQ